A single window of Achromobacter xylosoxidans DNA harbors:
- a CDS encoding type IV secretion system protein: MDVAALFNQAFSAVNTAGFALADIFKEEGLILLSVGASGTALWLLLRDYFLASDTVKFLVSLFNLILRMGVVLVIVQSMNGVPRDMFVTATKEASTKITQGSANPVEILKLTMDTISLIADGKRKESEKSLYCKMHGGWSLNPLDWIIDSRPAECVNKDQIGFFEILKNLPLILVIFLCQILAIIAMVLMSIAFIVVLQMSYVMLQLGLALGPLLVGLSIIPAVSFLFDGWLRFMIAASLQQLVAWFVAVLITKGVVPTLVSFYDKIDSRKEADLYFASNEIAMIAIALLGFIAAYMMWQVPGLAQALVAGGSANAQSFGRGMVGRGMAAKILRSGGKR; encoded by the coding sequence ATGGACGTCGCAGCCCTATTCAATCAGGCGTTCTCGGCCGTCAACACGGCCGGCTTTGCCCTGGCCGACATTTTTAAAGAGGAGGGGCTGATCCTCCTATCCGTTGGAGCCTCGGGTACGGCTCTCTGGCTTCTGCTCCGTGATTATTTCCTCGCCAGCGACACCGTCAAGTTCCTCGTCAGCCTCTTCAATCTGATCCTGAGGATGGGTGTGGTTTTGGTGATCGTGCAGAGCATGAATGGCGTTCCGCGAGATATGTTCGTTACCGCGACCAAGGAAGCGTCGACCAAGATTACTCAGGGCTCGGCAAATCCGGTCGAGATTCTCAAGTTGACGATGGACACCATCTCGCTCATCGCCGATGGCAAGCGCAAGGAATCGGAAAAGTCCCTCTACTGCAAGATGCATGGAGGGTGGTCACTGAATCCTCTGGACTGGATCATCGACTCACGCCCCGCCGAATGCGTCAACAAAGATCAGATTGGGTTCTTCGAGATTCTCAAGAACTTGCCCCTCATCCTTGTGATCTTTTTATGCCAAATCTTGGCAATCATCGCGATGGTGCTGATGTCGATCGCGTTCATTGTCGTCTTGCAGATGTCCTATGTCATGCTGCAGCTCGGTCTCGCCCTCGGGCCGCTGCTAGTCGGCCTATCGATCATCCCCGCTGTTTCCTTCTTGTTCGACGGCTGGTTGCGATTCATGATCGCTGCCTCGCTGCAGCAGCTTGTCGCGTGGTTTGTCGCTGTGCTCATAACGAAGGGTGTTGTCCCGACACTGGTCAGCTTTTACGACAAGATCGACAGCCGGAAGGAGGCGGATCTCTACTTCGCGTCCAATGAAATTGCGATGATCGCGATCGCCCTTTTAGGATTCATCGCTGCATACATGATGTGGCAAGTACCAGGCCTTGCACAGGCGCTCGTTGCGGGGGGCAGCGCAAACGCGCAAAGTTTCGGACGAGGGATGGTGGGCCGCGGCATGGCCGCAAAAATCTTGCGCAGCGGAGGCAAGCGATGA